The genomic interval ACGATGTCCTCACCGGGGTCGGAGATGGCGGGCATGCCGGCGTCGGTCACGAGCGCGCACGTCTCACCGGCAAGCAGCCGGGCGACGATCTTCTCACCGCTGGCGTATTTGTTGTGCTCATAGTAGCTCACGCACGGTTTTTTGATCTCAAAATGGTTGAGGAGCTTCGCCGTCACGCGCGTGTCCTCGGCGGCGATGAAGTCGGCGCTGCGCAGCGTCTCGAGTGCACGCACGGACAGGTCGCCGAGGTTGCCGATCGGCGTGCCGACCAGATACAGTGTTCCGCTCATAGTCACGTCCTCCTGTGATAAATTCTGCGGATCTCTTCCGAGTCCGTGCCGTCGGGTGCGCACAGTGCCAGCGGCGGCAGGAGCTTGAGCCCCGGCTTTCCGCCGCGGCGTGCCTCGACCAGCACGAGGCTGGGCGCCGCATGCGCCGTGTGCGCCACGGTGCGCAGGCGCTTGGGCTCGAGCCCGGCGGCCGTGAGCGCGCACAGCAGCTCGCTCAGCCGCTCCGGCCGGTGCACGAGCGCGGCCGAGCCGCCCCAGCGCGTGAGATAGGCCATGGCGGCGCAGATGTCCTGCATGGTGCAGGTGCGCTCGTCGCGCGCGTGCGCGCGCATGGGGTCGGGCGAGGTATAGCCGCTGCCCGCGGCGAAGTACGGCGGGTTTGCCACGACGAGGTCAAAGCTGCCGGCCGGGAGCACCGCGCGGTGCTCGCGCAGGTCGGCGCAGAGGATCTGCGCCCGGCCGGTCAGGCCGTTGGCCTCGAGATTGTTCCGGCAGAGCTGCGCCGCGTCCGGCTGCAGCTCCACGCCGACGGCCGCCGCTTGCGGCAGCGCGTGCAGCAGCAGCACCGTCAGCACGCCGGCGCCGCAGCCGAGGTCGGCAAAGCGGCGCACGCGGCGGTCAGCCGCAAAATCGGCCAGCAGCACGCTGTCCGTGCCGAGGGCGAACCCGGCGCCGGAGCGCGCAAACCGCGGCCCGCCCGGCCACAGATCGTCATATTGTACGCAGGGGGGCATGGCATCCGCTCCTTCCGCGAAAATCGTCTGAAATAGATAGAGGCGATATGCCTGGAGCATATCGCCTCATCCGTTTGCGTTGTTCTCGGTCGAATTAGTCGACAGAGATCGCGCCCACCGGGCAGTTCGCAGCGCAGGTGCCGCACTCCATGCAGCTGTCCGCGTTGATGACGTACTTGCCATTGCCCTCGGAAATCGCCTCAGCCGGGCAGTTCGCAGCACAGGTGCCGCACATGACGCAATCGTCGCCAATAACAAATGCCATTGTAATTACCTCCTATGATTTTGACCAGACTTCTCTTCCTCTGGTATGGAGTCATTGTAGCACAAAAATCCGAAAAATCAACCGTCATTTTCGAAATTCGGAAAAGCATGTTGATTAAAATACAGGAAGGGGTGGAAATAATAAAAATCAGCTTCCCGGATTCGGCAGTTTCCTTGTGCCAGCCGGGCGATAATAGAGGCGTATGACCAGCGAAGGAGGCAAACGATCTATGCGCGGCAGCGAACGGTTTACACAGCGGGCATCCACGGCGATCACAAAGGCGCACGACGCAGCCCTGGGCATGGGGCACAGTTATGTGGGCACGGAGCATCTCCTGCTCGGCATCATCCGGGAGGGGGAGGGGCTCGGCGCCCGCATTCTGACCGATAACGCGCTGACGGACGCCGTGCTCACGCGCATGGTCACGGAGACGGTCGGCCGCGGCGTGCCCGGCGCGCCCGAGCAGGGGCTCAGCCCCCGGGCGCGGCACGTCATCGAGCTGGCCGCCGAGGATGCCAACCGGCTCGGTCACTGTTACGTTGGCACGGAGCACATCCTCATGGGCATCCTCCGCGAGGCGGACAGCGCCGGTGCGCGCATCATCGTGGCGGCCGGCGGCGACCTGAACAAGATCTACACGGACATCATGGACGTGTTCGGCCGGCCGGAGTATAAGCCCCGGCCGCAGCAGTCGGCCCCGCGGTCCCAGACGCGCCGCGCCGCCGACACGAAAACGCTCGACCAGTACGGCCGCGACCTCACGGAGCTGGCAGCCGGCGGGAAGATGGACCCGGTCATCGGCCGCGACCGGGAGATCGAGCGCGCCATCCAGATCCTCTCGCGCCGCAGCAAGAATAACCCCGTGCTCATCGGCGAGCCCGGCGTCGGCAAGACGGCGGTGGCCGAGGGGCTGGCGCAGCGCATTTCGGACGGCAACGTGCCCGAGGATCTGCGCAACAAGCGTATTGTGAGTGTGGACCTGACGGCCATGCTCGCGGGCACAAAGTACCGCGGCGACTTTGAAGAGCGCGTCAAGTGCGTCCTGCACGAGGTGCAGCGAGCGGGGAATGTGATTCTCTTCATCGACGAGCTGCACACGATCGTCGGCGCGGGCTCGGCCGAGGGCGCGATCGACGCGGCGAACATTCTCAAGCCCGCGCTCGGGCGCGACGAGCTGCAGATCATCGGCGCGACGACGCTCGAGGAGTACCGCAAGTATATCGAAAAGGACGCGGCGCTCGAGCGGCGCTTTCAGCCTGTGCGCATTGCAGAGCCCACGCCGGAGCAGAGCCTGCTGATCCTGCGCGGTCTGCGCGAACGGCTCGAGGCGCACCACCGCCTGCACATCACGGACGATGCGCTGCGCAAGGCCATCACGCTCTCCGTACGCTATATCGGCGACCGCTGGCTGCCGGACAAGGCCATCGACCTCGTGGACGAGGCGGCCTCGCGCGTGCGCATGCAGGCGCTCGTGCAGCCGGAGCGGGTGCACGCGCTGGAGATGCAGCTGACGAACACGACCGCGGATATGGAAAGCGCCGTGCGCGCGCAGAATTTCGAGCGCGCGGCCCGCCTGCGCGACCGCGAGCAGAAGCTGCGCACGGAGCTCGAGCAGCTGCGCAGTCAGTGGGAGCAGACGCATGCCGGCCCCGTGCGCGCCGTGACGGGCGAGGACGTGGCCGAGATCGTTTCGCTCTGGACGGGTATCCCCGTCGCGGGCATCACTTCGAGCGAGAGCAAGCAGCTGCTGCAGATGGAGGCGTCGCTGCGCCGCCGCGTCGTCGGGCAGGAGGAGGCCGTGCACGCGGTCTCGAACGCGATCCGCCGCAGCCGCGTCGGTCTTGGCGACCCGAACCGCCCGATCGGCAGCTTTCTGTTCCTCGGCCCGACCGGCGTCGGGAAGACGGAGCTCTGCCGCGCGCTGGCCGAGGCGCTCTTCGGCGACGAGAAGGCGCTCATCCGCGTGGACATGTCGGAATATATGGAGCGGCACAGCGTCTCGCGGCTCATCGGCTCGCCCCCTGGCTATATCGGCCACGAGGAGGGCGGCCAGCTCACGGAAAAGGTGCGCCGCAAGCCGTATTCCGTTGTGCTGTTCGACGAGATCGAAAAGGCGCACGAGGACGTGTTCAACCTCCTGCTGCAGGTCATGGAGGACGGCCAGCTCACGGATTCGCTCGGGCGGAAGGTGAACTTCCGCAACGCCGTCGTCGTCATGACCTCGAACGTCGGCGCAAAGGCCATCACGGACAGCCGCCGCAGCCTCGGCTTCACGCAGCAGACGGGCGAGGGCGCCGGGCGCACGGACGCCGAGATCCGCAGCATGGTCATGTCCGACCTGAAAAAGACGTTTCGGCCGGAGTTTCTCAACCGCGTCGACGACATCATCGTCTTTCACAAGCTCACGCGCGCCAACATCCGCCAGATCGCGCAGAAGCTCCTCGACACGGTCAACACGCGCATGGAGCGCGCGGGCGTGGAGCTGCAGGTGCCGGACGCGGCGCTCGATGCGCTCTTGGCCACGGGGTATGACCCCGTGTACGGCGCGCGGCCGCTGCGCCGGGCCATCCAGAGCACGATCGCCGATCAGGCGGCGGGCATGCTGCTCGACGGCACGCTCCAACAGGGCGATGTCGTGACGGCGGAGGTGCACGACGGAAAAATTGTTTTGACGAAAACGCGCGAACGTGGTACGATAACGTCTTAATGTAAAAAATGATAAAGCATTCAGACGGAGGCGTACCCCAGCATGGAGCAGAACCAAGTACAGCAAGATTTGAGCGCATTTCGTGACCCGTTTCGCTACAACACGTTTCACGGCTTTAATTCACACAACCACATCGTTGTCACCGAGGTCGGCGAAGGCACGAGCGTCGTCGAAGTCGAGATGACGCAGGACGCCATGAACCCGCTCGGCATGGCACACGGCGGGCTGATCTTCAGTATGTGCGATGTGGCGACCGGCGTTGCCGCGCGTACCGGCGGGCGCATCACCGTGACGCTCGACAGCAGCATCCAGTTTCTGCGTCCGGGCAAGGACACATCCAAGCTCGTGGCGCACGGCCGTGTCGTCAAGGAGGGCCGCACGACCGGCCTTGTGACGGCGGAGGTGTTCAATGATGCGGGCGAACTGCTCGCCACCGCGTCCGTGATGGTCTACTATGTGGACGAGAACACCTATGCGGACGAAACGATGCAGTAAATTGCACGATCAACGAAGAAAAGAGACGTTCTGAGAACGTCTCTTTTCTTCATCTACCCCTCCGCGCGGATGAGCGTCGTTCCGGGGTAGTAGTGCGCGAGAATGTCGGCATAGCCGCTGCCGCGGATGGCCATGACGTTCGCGCCGTACTGGCTCATGCCGACGCCGTGGCCGCTGCCCGTGACGGTGAAGGTGAACATCCCGCCGCTGTAGGCAACGGAAAACGCTGCCGAGCGCAGGGAAAAGAGTGCACGCGCCTGCGCGCCCGTGAGCGTTTCGGAGCCGACGGGGATGCGCGCCACGCGGCCGCTGTCATCGAGCTCCGGCGTGCCGAACCATGTGCCCGGATCGTCGCCGAGCACACAGCCCGGGTAGCTGTCGAGCACGGCCGCGCGCACGGCGTCGGCCGCGATCTCGGCCGTAGAGACGTAGTTCGGCACGTCCTGCGCCGTCTCGGGTGAGGACACGCTCACGAGATACGGCGCATCGCCGCTCCAGAGCGCGGCGCTGCTCTCGGTCGCCCCGGCGGACGAGGCGTGGAACACCGCGCGGATGAGCTGCCCGCCGTAGGTGAGGTACTGCCCGTCCGTGTCGGTCACGGCCTGGCGGATGCGCGCCATGTTGCGCGCATAGTCCGCGCCCCATTGTTCGCGCAGCGCGGCGTCGTCCTTGCGCGCGCAGCAGCAGGTGTACTGGTCGCAGACGCCGGCCTCCGGGTGGTTGGCTGCCCCGCCGCGCATGCGCTGGAGGATATACGTGCGCGCGGCGACCGCCTGCGCCCGCAGCGCCTCGGGCGCGAAGGATGCGGGCATCTCGGCGGCCACGACGCCGGGCAGCCAGTCGGCCATCGTCGTCTCGACGAGCTCGCCGCCGCTGAGCGCCGTGATGGCCGTCTCGCTGTCGGGCGCGACGGCGGCCGACGCAGTCACGGACGGGATGGGCTGCACCGCGGGCTCCGGCGCCGGGCCGAGCGTGACCACGAGCCACGGGATCACGAGCGAGAGCACCACGAGCAGCAGTGACAGCAGAAAAACTTTGCGCACGTGCGCTGCCTCCTTTCTGCCCTGCGGAGGCGTTTTGCGCCTTGACGCAGGGGGCAAATCAGTATAAAATAAGTCTATTCAATATGTATTGGGACAGGTAGTTTGTTATGCGCAAAAATGCTTGGGTAATCTGCTGCTGCACGGCTGTGCTGGCAGCGTTCGGGACCTTTTTCCGCTGGCTGCAGGATCAGGTCTGTTTTGAAGCCGAGACCGGCCTTGCCGTGCGCGGCAGCATCTGGCCGTACGCCGTCGCGCTGATGATCGTCATCGCAGCGGTCGTGCTGGCCGTGGTGTGCTTTCGGATGAAAAACCAGCCGCATACGTATTTTCCGGATTCGCTTCCGGCTGCGCTTGCCGCGTCGCCGCGTGTGCGCGCCATCGGCGGCATCGTGCTCGGCGCATTGCTGGCAGTCGGCGGCCTGTGGCTGCTGCTTGGCAGCGGCACGCTCGCGTCGCCGGGGCTGCAGCGGGTCCTGGCCGTGCTGGCGATCGCGTCCGGCGCGGCGTTCGCGCGTCAGATGCTCGCCCCCGGCGATGCCGAGACGGCGTCCGGCGCGGTCGTGTGCGCGTCCATGCCGATCGTGCTGCTCGCGTTCTGGCTGATCGTGAGCTACAAGGTTAATATCATCAACCCCACCGTCTCTGCCTACGCGGTCGAGATCCTGGCGCTGTGCGCCGCGCTCATCGCGTCTTATGAGTTTGCCGGCTTCGCCTACGGCCGCCCGAAGGCAATCAAGAGCATTTTCTGGAGCCAGTTCGCGGCCTTCCTGTGCATCACGGCGCTGCCGGATGACCGCGCCGGCGGGCAGCAGCTCATGCTGGCGGCCATCGCTGGCATTCTGCTGTTTCAGTCCTACCTGACCGCATCCAATATCCGCCCGGCCGTGTCCGGGCCGGTCGGCGGCGCGCAATAAGCTGTGAAAAGCCCGCATGGCGCTGCCATGCGGGCCTTTCCATATAGAGACCGGCATCGCCGGAGAGGAGAAACGTCTATGAACAACATCCTGGCCCAGCTCAACAGCGTACCCATGTACGCGATCTGCGGCGGCATCATCGCGTTCGTTGCGGTGGTGTGCGTCATTTTCCTCGTGCGCTCTTACCGCGCGGGTCTTGCCATCGGCATCGACCCCGCGCGCATGAAGCGCGCCATCACGTCGAGCGCCACGTTCTCTGTCTTGCCGAGCGTGGGCATCCTGCTCGGCGTCATCGCCCTGTCCGGCAGCCTCGGCACGCCGTGGCCGTGGCTGCGCCTGTCCGTCATCGGCGCGCTGCATTATGAGACGCAGGTCGCGCAGGCTGCGGCCGAGCAGGTCGGCATGCACGCCCTGTCCGCCGCCGAGATGACGCCGCAGGGCTTCACGACGATCGCCCTGCTCATGAGCGTGTGCATCATGTGGGGCATGATCCTGTCGATCTTTTTCAACAAGCGCTACCTCAAGCGCCTCGGCAACGACGGGGCCAAGTCCGCCTCCGGCGTCGGCTTCGGCGACAGCGCCATGACGGCCATGTTCATCGGCCTCGTGTGCGCGTACATCGGCAGCTACATCGGCGCGTTCGTGTCCGGCGAGGGACTGTTCACCTGCACTGGCGACTGGACGCCGCTGATCGTCGTGGCCGTGTCGGCTGCGGTGATGGCGCTGTTTGTGTACCTGTCGGAGAAAAAGAACATGGCCTGGCTGGAGAGCTTCTCTATCGCCGGCAGTATGCTCATCGGCATGGCGGCGGCCGTGCTCGTGCGGCTGTGAGGAGGGAACATCATGAACGAAACCGAACGCAAAGCATATCTCGAACAGTTCAACCGCCGGACGCACGTCCTCGGCCGCATCGTGAGCGCGATCACGCTCGTGCTGCTCGTCGGCGCGCCGTTTCTCATCGGCACGTTCCTCGGCGCCATGCCCGACATGGGCGCCGTCGCCAAGGGCTTTTTGTCCGTCGGCCTCGTGTGGACGGTCAGCAGCGTGGCGGAGTTTCTCATCTACACGCCCATGCTCGGCGCCGGCGGCGGCTACCTCGCCTTCATCACCGGCAACCTCATCAATATGAAGATCCCGTGTGCCGTCAACGCACGCGATATCGTCGGCACGAAGACCGGCACGGCCGAAAACGAGATCATCTCGACGCTCTCGATCGCAACATCCTCGCTCGTGACCATCGTCGTGCTCGCGCTCGGCGTGGCGCTGCTCGTGCCGCTGCAGCCCGTGCTGCAGAGCCCCGTGCTCCAGCCGGCGTTTGCCAACGTCGTCCCGGCGCTCTTCGGCGCGATGGCGTATCAGTACTTCCGCAAGAACGTGCAGGTCGCCGTCGCTCCGCTGGTCGTGATGAGCCTGCTGTTCATGCTCGTCCCGTCGCTGACGAGTTCCACGAGCTTTATGATCATTCCGAGCGGCGCATTGGCCATCGGCATTGCCTACAGCATGTACCGCAAGCAGAAAAAGGAGGCAGATGTCAAATGAAATTCCGTCCCGGTTATCTCGCGCTCGCGCCGCTGGCCCCGTTGGGGGCGGCCGTGGCGCACGCTGCGCTCACACCGCGCAAAACGTCCGCTTATCAGCCGCAGCCGGATCCCGACCGCGCCATGGCCTACGCCGAGAAGCTCTCGGCCATGATCCGGTGCGACACCACATCCTACGCCAACGTCCGCGAGCCGGAAAAGTTCGAGCGCTTCCACGCGCTGCTCGCCGGGCTCTTCCCGCTCGTGCATGAAAAGCTGGAGCGCACGGACATTGACGGCAACCTGCTCTATTACTGGCCGGGCCGTGCGCACGACCGTCCGATCGTGCTCATGAGCCATCAGGACGTCGTGCCCGCCGAGGGCACGTGGGAGCACGCGCCGTTTTCCGGCGACATTGCCGACGGCAAGGTCTGGGGCCGCGGCGCGTCGGACACCAAGTGCTCGGTCATGGCGTTTTTCCAGGCGGTCGAGGAACTGCTCGCCGCCGGATACGAGCCGGCCAACGATGTCTACATCGCCTCGTCGTGCACAGAAGAGTGGGCGGGCGACGGCGCGCCGAAGCTCGTTGCCGAGCTCAAGCGCCGCGGCGTGCGGCCGTTTCTTGTCTGCGACGAGGGCGGCGGCATCATCACCGAGCCGATCGGCGGCATCCCCGGCAACTTCGCCATGGTCGGTGTGTTTGAAAAGGGCAAGGCGGACGTGAAATTCACCGCCCGCAGCACCGGCGGCCACGCCAGCGCCCCGACGGCGAACACCCCCATTGCGCGCCTGTCCGCGTTCGTGACGGATGTGGAAAAGCACGCGCCGTTCCGCAAGAAGTTCCTGCCCGAGGTCACGGCCATGTTCACGCGCCTGGCGCCGTATGCGCCGTTTGGCCTGCGGCTCGTAATGGGCAATCTCTGGCTGTTTGCCCCGCTGATGAAGGTCGTGCTGCCGCGCGTGTCGGCGCAGGCGGGCGCGATGCTGCGCACGACGATCGCGTTCACGATGCAGTCCGGTTCGGATGCGTACAACGTTCTGCCGCAGGAGGCGACGCTGGGCGCGAACATGCGCTTCATCCCGCATCAGGGCGAGCAGGAGAGTCTGGCCATCATCCGCCGGCTCGCCGAGAAGCACGGCCTGGAGATGGAGGTCGTGCACACGAACGACTACTCCGAGCCCGTGGACATCCACGGTGAGGCGTTCTGTCAGGTGGAGCGGGTCATCGGCGAGACGTTCCCCGGCCTGCCCGTCAGCCCCTATGTCATGACCGGCGCGACGGACGCGCACTTCTATCAGGAGATCTGCGACAGCTGCGTGCGCTTCGCCCCCGTGATCTATGGCCCGGAGCAGATGAAGGGCATGCACGGCATCAACGAGAACATCGAATATAGCTGCCTGCCCGGCGCGGTCGATTTCTACAAGAATCTCATCCGCGCGCAGGAACAATAAAAAAACAACGGCGCGCCCCGGCTGAGGCCGGGGCGCGCTGCCGCAGAAAAGCGGAAACACGGCAAAGCGCCCGGACATTTCGTCCGGGCGCTTTGCTGTATGATGGTGCACGTTTTATTCAAACGAGATCATGTAGTAATACACCGGCTGGCCGCCGTTGACGACGTTCACGTCCGCCATCGGCAGGCGCTCGCCGAGCAGGTCGGCCGCGTGCTGGGCAGCGTCGCCCTGCACGTCCTCGCCGTAGTAGATGGAGACGATCTCGGGGTCGAGATCGTTGGCGGCGTCCGCAATCTTGGTCAGCACCTTGTCGAGGTCGGCGTTGCTGCCGAGCAGCGCACCGTCCATCAGCGCCAGATACTCGCCCTTGCGGATGTTGTGGCCGTCAAAGTCGGAGTCGCGCGCGGCGTAGGTGATCTGCGCGGTGTGCACGCTCTCGATCGCGGCGCTCATCTCCGCCTCAATGACGTCCTCGGCGCTCGCCGGGTCGAACGAGAGCATCGCGGTGATGCCCTGCGGCACGGTCTTGGTCGGGATGACGATGACCTTCTTGTCCGACAGCGGGATGCACTGCTGGGCGGCCATGATGATGTTCTTGTTGTTCGGCAGCACGAACACGACCTCCGCCGGGGTCTTGTTGACCTCGGTGAGGATGTCCTCTGTGGAGGGGTTCATGGTCTGGCCGCCGGTGACGACGCGGTCCACACCCAGCTCGCGGAAGAGATTCGCCATGCCCTCGCCGGCAGACACGGCTACGACGCCGAACTGCTTTTCGGGCTTGGCCACTTCGGGCTCGGCCTCCGCCTTAGCGGCAGCTTCGGCCTCGGTCTCCTTGCCGGAGAGCGCAGTGTGCTGGTTGCGCATGTTTTCGATCTTCACGGTCTGGAGCGGGCCGTAGGTCAGCGCCTCGGTCAGCACCTCGCCGGGCACGTTCGTGTGCACGTGCACCTTGATGATCTCGTCGTCGTCGACCACGACGACGCAGTCGCCGAGATTCTTCAGGAACGAGCGCAGGAGCTCCGGGCTCTTGCTGTTCTCGCGCGCGACGATAAACTCCGTGCAGTAGCCGAACGTGATCTCGCCGGTGTCGAACTCGGAGAAGTCCGCGCCCTCTTTCGGCGCCTGCGCGGCAGCCGGAGCGGCGGAGGTCACGGGGGCGGCGGTGCGGCCCTGCAGATAGCCGAGCATGGCGTCCATGACGAGCACGAAGCCCTCGCCGCCGGCATCGACCACGCCTGCGCGGCGCAGCACGGGGTTGATGTTCTGCGTGTCGGCCAGCGCCTCGCGCGCGGCGGCGAGCAGCGCATCGAGCATGCCCTCAAAGTCCGTGCTGTCCTTGGCGAAGGCCACGGCGGCCTGCGCGCCCAGACGGCTGACGGTGAGGATCGTGCCCTCGGCCGGCTTCATGACGGCCTTGTAGGCGGCGTCCACGCCGGCGGAGACGGCGGCGGCAAATTCCGCCGCGCTCGCAGTCTCGCGGCCCTTGAGGGACTTGGCAATCCCGCGGAACAGCAGCGACAAAATGACGCCGGAGTTGCCGCGCGCACCGCGCAGCAGCGCGCTCGCGGCGCAGTCGGCCACGGCGCCGACGGTGTCGGTCTGCTTGCGGCCGAGCTCGATGGCGGCCGAGTTCATCGTCAGGCTCATGTTCGTGCCGGTATCGCCGTCCGGAACAGGGAAGACGTTGAGCTCGTTGATCTTCTGTTTGTTTTCTTCTAGTGCCGCGTTTGCGCACAGGAGCATTTCCCGAAGCGCTGCGGCATCAATGATTTCTCTCAAATCTGTACACCTCCGACAGGGGGAATGAAAATGGCCCGGAAGCGCGGCTCCCGGGTGGGAAGCAGTGCGAAATGTCCCCGCTTAATCGAGGAACATGGTGTCCACGTACACGTCCACGCGCGCCACGGGGACGCCAGTTGCCTGGTTGACCTTGTAGCTGACCTCGTTGATGATGCTGTGGGCAAGCGCGGAAATGTTCACGCCGTGATCGACCGCGATGTGCAGCTCGAGCGAGATGCTGCCGTCATCGGCGAACGTGGCGTTGACGCCCTTGGACATGGATTCGCGGCGCAGGAGCTGGAACGGTCCGCTGTCTTTGCTGCGGCCGACCATACCCTTCACGCCGAAGCAACTGGTCGCGGCGTCGCCTGCAAGGTTGGTGAATACTTCATTGGTGATGCTGATGGTGCCATTCGATTGTTCGATTTTGACCATGTAGACAGCCCCTTTCTTAACAGCAGTGATATATTATATAACAATAGGTGAGAAATCACAAGCGAAAAATTAGCGAAAAAACTGGACATTTTCCGTGAAAACGCCGGTTTTCACCCGGAAACTTGCACGTTTTCAATAGTTGCGTTTCGAAAATTGAAACAAGAATCAAAAAAACTATTATTTACGTTTTTTTGAAACTGTGTTATCCTATTGACGTGAATGGGCGGATAGGTGCCCATTGCACGAATATAGGATAACATATAAGAGAAATAGGAGATGAAGTTTATGGCAAGAAAGCTCGTTACCATGGACGGCAACAACGCTGCCGCCCACGTGTCCTATGCGTTCACGGAAGTGGCTGCCATTTACCCGATCACCCCGTCGAGCCCGATGGCCGACCTGGTCGATCAGTGGGCCGCTGCCGGCCGCAAGAACATCTTCGGCACGAAGGTCCGTGTGCAGGAAATGCAGGCAGAGTCCGGCGCAGCCGGCGCTGTCCACGGTTCGCTGAATGCCGGCGCCCTGACCACGACGTACACCGCCTCTCAGGGCCTGCTGCTCATGATCCCGAATATGTACAAGATGGCCGGCGAACTGCTCCCGGCCGTGTTCCATGTGACGGCGCGCGCGCTCGCGTCGCACACGCTGTCCATCTTCGGTGATCAGTCCGACGTTATGGCCTGCCGCCAGACCGGTTTTGCCATGCTCGCCGAGGGCAATGTGCAGGAAGTTATGGATCTGTCCCCCGTGGCGCATCTGGCCGCCATCAAGGGCCGCGTCCCGTTCCTGAACTTCTTTGACGGCTTCCGTACCTCGCATGAGATCCAGAAGATCGCCGTCTGGGATTATGACGATCTGGCCGAGATGGTGGACATGGATGCGGTCAATGCCTTCCGTCAGCGCGGCCTGAACCCGCAGCATCCGCAGATGCGCGGCAGCCACGAAAACGGCGATATCTTCTTCCAGAACCGTGAGGCGTCCAATAAATATTATGACGCCGTGCCGGATCTGGTCGAGGAGTACATGGGCAAGATCAATGCCAAGATCGGCACCAACTACCAGCTGTTCAACTACTATGGCGCCCCGGATGCTGACCGTGTCATCATCTCCATGGGCTCCATCTGCGACGTGGCCGAGGAAGTCATCGACTACCTCAACGCGCACGGCGAGAAGGTCGGCCTCGTGAAGGTCCGCCTGTACCGTCCGTTCCGCGCCGACAA from Clostridiales bacterium carries:
- a CDS encoding DAK2 domain-containing protein, producing MLLCANAALEENKQKINELNVFPVPDGDTGTNMSLTMNSAAIELGRKQTDTVGAVADCAASALLRGARGNSGVILSLLFRGIAKSLKGRETASAAEFAAAVSAGVDAAYKAVMKPAEGTILTVSRLGAQAAVAFAKDSTDFEGMLDALLAAAREALADTQNINPVLRRAGVVDAGGEGFVLVMDAMLGYLQGRTAAPVTSAAPAAAQAPKEGADFSEFDTGEITFGYCTEFIVARENSKSPELLRSFLKNLGDCVVVVDDDEIIKVHVHTNVPGEVLTEALTYGPLQTVKIENMRNQHTALSGKETEAEAAAKAEAEPEVAKPEKQFGVVAVSAGEGMANLFRELGVDRVVTGGQTMNPSTEDILTEVNKTPAEVVFVLPNNKNIIMAAQQCIPLSDKKVIVIPTKTVPQGITAMLSFDPASAEDVIEAEMSAAIESVHTAQITYAARDSDFDGHNIRKGEYLALMDGALLGSNADLDKVLTKIADAANDLDPEIVSIYYGEDVQGDAAQHAADLLGERLPMADVNVVNGGQPVYYYMISFE
- a CDS encoding Asp23/Gls24 family envelope stress response protein, which codes for MVKIEQSNGTISITNEVFTNLAGDAATSCFGVKGMVGRSKDSGPFQLLRRESMSKGVNATFADDGSISLELHIAVDHGVNISALAHSIINEVSYKVNQATGVPVARVDVYVDTMFLD